The window AGTGCATTAAAGCCTTTAAGGTTCAAGATACGCTGTGGACTGAATTGATAATTATCAGTTGATTTGATATAATTATACGACAAAATCATCCCTGTAAAAAGGGGTGATTATTGAATAATTTATGGGGTTGATTTTGTGGAAATTCATATTACACTAAAAAGAAATATAAGTGTTGCACTATATATTCAAATATATGAAGCATATCGAAGTGCAATACTTAGTGGTAATTTAAAGCCGAATACAAAACTTGCATCAATAATGCAATTAAAACAGTCACTTTGTGTTAGTCGGAATACAATTGAGATGGCTTACTTACAACTTTTATCAGAAGGATTTATTTATAGTAAAAGTGGTAGCGGTTATTTTGTATCTGATTTGGATAATTATGAGTCGTTAGATTATCCTAATAATCAATCTAGCTTAGAAGAAATTAGTATACATCCAATAGAAAGTTTGCATTTGAGCAGAGCACATGCAAAGTACGATTTTAAGCCAGGGTCAGTTGAGCATAATCAATTTCCATTTAAAAAATGGAATAGAGTTGCGCAAAATATAATGAACTCAGAGAATCAAGAAATTTTAACATATTCAGATCCACGTGGAGAATTATTGCTTCGCATTGAGATATCTAAATACCTTAAGAACTCACGAGGAGTTAATTGCCATCCTGATCAAATTATTGTAGGTGCAGGGACTCAAACTCTTATCAGTTTATTTTGTTTCATACTAGGTAAAAAGAAGCCTTTAAAAGTAGCTATAGAAGATCCTGGATTCACAGCTGTTAGAAAAGCATTTGAATGGAATGGATGTGATATCATGCCAATCAGGTTAAATAACAATACACTAGATATCTCAATGCTTAAAAGTAAATTGGATTATCCTTGTGCTGTATATATAACACCTTCAAATCAACATCCTATGGGTGGCCTCCTAAACGTTTCTGAGAGATTGAATTTATTAAACTGGGTTAAGAACAAAGATACTTATATTATTGAAGATGATTATGACAGTGAATTTAGATATAATATTCATCCTGTTCCAACAATATTTAGTCTTGATCAATTTGATAAAGTTATATACTTAGGTACATTTTCTAAAACATTGTTTCCGGCTATGCACGTTGGTTATATTGTTTTACCAAACAATCTCGCAGAAGCGTTTGTGGAAATAGGGTGTTACTATAATCAAACTGCATCAAAAATCCATCAGCTCACTATAGCTGAATTTATGAAAAGGGGATATTTTGAACAACACATAAGAAAAATGAGAACTTTATATGCAAAAAAACACAACAAAATTGTTGATGCAATAAAAAACGTTTTTGGCAGTCATGCTCATATCATTGGAGATCATGCTGGTGTGAATTTAGCTCTTCGAGTTAATTTACCTTATTCTGAAAGTGAGCTTATACAAAAAGCAAAAGAAGTTGGTGTTATTGTTTACCCAATTTCATTTTATCGCTCAAATCAAAAAAGTAAAAATGAACATAATGATGTATTCCTTGGATATGGTCACATGCAGATTGAAGAAATTGAACAGGCCATTACAATCCTAGGAGAAGCATGGTTATAAAGAAGTTTTGTGTGTTTTACTATTCAAATGTAAGTTTGATTATCTGAAAAGTACATGTACAATTAAAAAAGTTTAAACTTAGATACGTATGAAAGTACAAACAAGCTTTAAAAATTTAAGTATATGAAAATAAAAAAATAAAATTATTAAAATGTTTAGTTAAATATACTAGCTCGCCTAAATATTTATTGAGTTATCTAAAGAATATTTACAAATTTAAAGAACAACTATAGTATAGAGTTAAATATATTATGTGAGGAGTGTTAAAGTATGGATATAATTGACTCAAATATCTTGAAGGCTATGAAGAAAAATGGAAGAGCAACAGCATCTGAAATTAGTAAAAAAGTGAACCTATCCATACCTGCTGTATCAGAAAGAATAAGGAAATTAGAAGATGGAAATATAATTGAACAGTATACTGTTCGGTTAAACCGCGAAAAAATGGGATATAAACTATTAGTTACTATATTTGTAGATATTGATCAAACCAGTAATATTAAGGGGTTTAGAGAAACAATTATTAAATATTCGGAAGTAATTGAATGTTATCATATAGTAGGTGAATATGATTACATGTTAAAAGTTTTGTTAAAAGATAGCTCAGAATTGGAAGATTTTATTGGGAACAAACTTAAGTCTATCAAAGGTGTAAAGCGATCAAATACTATCCTTATGTTATCAACATTAAAAGAAGAGATTAACAGATAGGAGGTTTTTTATGATTTTAAAAGGTTTTCGCTTTGGAATGATACTACAAATTGCAGTAGGTCCTGTCTGTTTGTTTATTTTTCACACTGCAGTTACATCTGGTTTTTTTACAGCGTTGATCGGTGTCTTAGGAATAGCAATAATTGATGCTATATATATACTAGCAGCAATCTTTGGGATAGGTATTATAATTTGCAAACATGAAAAAATGAAAGATATAATTAAATACTTTGGAGCATCAGTACTTATTATGTTTGGTATAAGTACTATATTAGAATTTTTTGGATTTTATTTGATTCCAAACTTGAATTTTTTATCAAAGCAAAGCATGGAAAGTGTTTTTTTGAAAACTATTGTATTAACACTTTCTAATCCGTTGACAATATTATTTTGGGTAGGGGTTTTTTCAACAAAAGTTTCTGAAGAAAATATGAATCAAAAGGATATGTATTACTTTGGCCTTGGTGCAGTTATATCAACTATGACTTTTTTAACAATTATTTCAATTATGGGTAGTTTTATAAATAACTTTTTAGATTCTATCATTATTAACGCATTAAATTTTATAGTTGGATTAGTATTGATTGCTTTTGGAATAAAAACGGCAGTTAAAAGTTAATTAAATATAAATTTTAAAAAGTCTTAAGAATTCTTAAGTTTTTTAGGTAGGTCATCTTACTAAAGTTGTATATTTATAGATCAATAAGAGAATATACTTTACTTAAGGCAATTATAAGAGTTAATAGAATTCAGAGTGATAAATTCTTTGGTCGCATGAAAGACAATATAAATTATAAGGAATGCAATGCTTTTTGTGAATCGAAATAAGCTATAGACCATTACATGGATTATTATAACCACTATCCTTGTCAGTGGAATTAAAAAAGCTGACTCCTATAAAAATCAGCTTTTAGATGCATAACTCTCTTTATTATAAAATTAAATTTTCACAGAGAGGTGGGAGTGTCACAGTACTCAATTTATCTTGAAATGTGTTTTTATCTTATCGATTCCAACCTCGGGTCTTTTCATTAAAAGCATGACAAATAATGTTACTAATATTAGTCCTTTAAATACACTACTCATAGTTATACTCCACCAAACCCCTTTAATTCCTAAAATCGTAAAGGTAGATAAAAAATATGAAGCTGGAACTCTTGCTCCAGTAAATATTATACTTACCCATGAAGGTATTTTGGTTTTTCCTAATCCATTGAATGCACCTGCTGTTGTTATTTCTATACACATAAATAGTTGAGATAAACCTAATATTCTCAGATAAATAGTTCCCATTTTTAAAGGTTCTTCTCCTGATATAAATAGCTTAAAGATTGGTTCAGCTTGAAATACTAAGAGGCATGTTACACCAATACCAAATACAGCTACAATTGAAAGAGCTGAAAAATATCCCTTATATATTCTGTCCCATTTTTGAGCTCCGTAGTTTTGTCCTACAAAGGCACTGAGGGCTGTTTGAAACCCTCCTGCAGTCATCCATGATAGTGATTCAATCATAGAACCTACCTTTTGTACACCAATTCCGACAGGGTCTATATTTGAAATTATTCTTGCTATTAACATACTATAGAAAGTAAAAAGTCCGCTTTGAATAGCAACAGGTGTACCTATTTTTAGTATATCATTTATATATGGAACTTCAATTTTTAAAAATATATTAAATCCATTAAATAAGGCTTTCCCATTTTTACTTATCTTAATTGCTATTATAAATATAATAGTAACTAGAGTCTGTGAAATAATTGTTGCTAGTGCCGCTCCTTTTATGCCCATTTCACTAAAAGGTCCTATACCGTTTATCATCAATGGGTCTAAAATTAAATTAAGAAATAATCCTATAAAATTTATTATTAAAGGAGTTACGCTATCTCCTGAACCGTTAAATATTGCTGTAAATACTGGATTAATAAAATAGAAAATCAATCCAAATCCTATTATTGAAAGATACTCGACAGACATAGTATTTATAACTTGATTTTCTATATTAAAAAATCCTATTAGGTTTTCCTTAAATATTAATATTACCCCTGTGTAAAATACGCCAAGTACTAAAATTATTTCAATTGCAGTTTTTATATATTTTTTAGTATCCTCAGACTTATTTTCTCCTATAGATTGAGCAACTTTAACTTCTACACCAGTTTTAGCAAGCATAATAAATGCCATTGCAAACCATGAAAAAAATCCTGCGGTTCCAGCAGCTGAAACTGCTTGTCCAGAGGAATCATAATTACCTAGCCAGAACATATCCATCATATTATAAGCCATTTGCAAAAAAGATGTTAACATGATTGGTACTGCAAGTTTAAATAAACTCCCAACGATACTTCCTTGAGTGAGATCAACTCTATTTTTCATAAATCATCTTCCCTTCATTTAATGCTGAATAATAACTATTAAAAACAAATATTTATAGTTAATGTATTTAATTTTATAATTCTAGATTTTTGATAATTTAATTTTCTAAGAATCAAAATAATTATACATGCATTTATAAGTAGTAACAATAGTATTTTTATTGATTATTTGAATTTACATACAAGTGATATGTAGATAAATAATACTATTTTTATTAAACTTGTTCGTATAACTTTAGTTACTTTTCTATTAGCCTAGATTCAAAAATAATAGAATAATAATTTATGGGAAATGTTGTATAATAAAAAATATGAAACTTATTTATTAAAGTAAGGAGTAAATTAAGATTTATTGGGAAATAATATTGAAATTTTAGGAGGGAGAAATATGACAGAAAAAGAAAAAATGATTATGGGAATGGTTTATAATCCAATGGACAAAGAATTGTTTAAAGACAGAGAAAGAGCAAAAAAATTATGTAAAAAGTTTAATGAAATGAACCCAGAGGAATATGAGGAAAGAGAAGCATTACTAAAAGAACTTTTTCAAACAGATAATAAATGTTATATAGAACCAAACTTCTTTTGTGATTACGGATATAATATAGAAATCGGTAAAAATTTTTATGCAAATCATAATTGCATTATGCTTGATGTAAACAAAATTAAAATCGGTAATAATGTAATGTTTGCACCTAATGTACAAGTATATACGGCTACACATCCTGTGAATGCAGAAGAAAGAATTTCAGGAAAAGAAATGGGCTATCCAATTGAAATTGGAGAAAATGTTTGGATAGGGGGAGGTGCTATTATCTGTCCTGGAGTAAAAATAGGTAGAAATACTACAATAGGAGCGGGCAGTGTAGTAATAAAGGATATCCCAGAAAATGTTGTAGCAGCCGGTAATCCATGTAAAGTTATTAGACAATTATAATATTAGAATCAATAAAAGCGATCATGTTTTGATCGCTTTTGCTCTTTATATATGATCTAATGTAGGAGGTTTTACTATGAAAGTTAAAATAGCACCTAATATAGCAAGTACAGCAGCTATCAAAAATGTTGGTTTTAAACCACCTACATTTGAAACGATTATTGGACCAACTAATGCAGCAACTCCGTATGCTTGATAAACAACTCCATAGTTTGCACCTAAATTTTTAATACCAAAGAACTCTCCTGTTATTGTTGGGAATACTGCTAGAAATCCTCCAAAACAGAAAGTAATACCAGCTAAAGATACAAAGAAAGTAACATAATTTAAAGTGACTATACTCATTGTAATCATTGATATAGCAGTTATTATAAACATTATTGTAACCACTCTTATTCGGCCTAGTTTATCTGAAAGTGTACCCCATATAAGTCTTCCACTAGCATTGAATAGTGCAATCATAGCGACTGAATTTGCAGCTACTGAAGCTTCTAATCCAGCTAATTGCATACCAATATCTTTAGCAAGTCCAATAACTAAAAGTCCACTCATACATCCGAATAAATACATTATCCAAATAAGATAGAATGATTTAGTTTTAATCATTTCTAAAGGGCTAAAGATATTTTCTTTAGTAGCATTAGAATTCTTAACAGTTGATTCATACCCAGCTAGTGGAAGTATTAAGAATTGAGCTCCGATTAAACCTAAAATAACATAAATTATACCTAAATAAAAGAATGTTGAAGAAATCCCACTATGAACTATAAAATGTTGAATTACAGATTTAAAAACTAAGCTTCCAAGTCCAAAAGCACCAACTGCTATACCTGTAATAAAACCTTTTTTCTCTGGAAACCATCTAACACAAGTAGACAATGGACAAACATAAGCGAATCCAACTCCAGCTCCAGCTATGACACCATAATAAAGATATAGTTGAGTAAGAGATTTAGCTGTAGAGGTTAACATTAGTCCTCCACCATAAAGAATAGCACCGATAGTAGCAACTTTTCTTGGTCCTATTTTATCTTGCAGTCTACCAGAAAAAATAGTTGAAAAAGCAAAAACAAAAACAGCAAGTGAATAAGTAAGAACTACCTCGTTTTTTCTCCAACCAAATGCATCCATAAGTGGTTGATTAAACAAACTCCATGTATAAATAGCACCTATACATATTTGCAATAATACAGCACCAAATACAACAAACCAACGATTGATTGTTTTATTAGTCATTAATATTCCTCCTTTATAGTATAAGTTTTTTTATTCCATAATAAAAAAACAAGAGTGGTTTTATTTAAATAATTCAGCTATAGTTTATTTTTAAGTGGTAATATTATATTGATAAGGAGTTTTTTCATTCCTTATGGATAGGGTGTGTGTTTTGAGTTTTTTTTACTCATAGTTATTGAGCATAGATTTGATATTTAACTA is drawn from Tepidibacter hydrothermalis and contains these coding sequences:
- a CDS encoding PLP-dependent aminotransferase family protein — protein: MEIHITLKRNISVALYIQIYEAYRSAILSGNLKPNTKLASIMQLKQSLCVSRNTIEMAYLQLLSEGFIYSKSGSGYFVSDLDNYESLDYPNNQSSLEEISIHPIESLHLSRAHAKYDFKPGSVEHNQFPFKKWNRVAQNIMNSENQEILTYSDPRGELLLRIEISKYLKNSRGVNCHPDQIIVGAGTQTLISLFCFILGKKKPLKVAIEDPGFTAVRKAFEWNGCDIMPIRLNNNTLDISMLKSKLDYPCAVYITPSNQHPMGGLLNVSERLNLLNWVKNKDTYIIEDDYDSEFRYNIHPVPTIFSLDQFDKVIYLGTFSKTLFPAMHVGYIVLPNNLAEAFVEIGCYYNQTASKIHQLTIAEFMKRGYFEQHIRKMRTLYAKKHNKIVDAIKNVFGSHAHIIGDHAGVNLALRVNLPYSESELIQKAKEVGVIVYPISFYRSNQKSKNEHNDVFLGYGHMQIEEIEQAITILGEAWL
- a CDS encoding Lrp/AsnC family transcriptional regulator, producing the protein MDIIDSNILKAMKKNGRATASEISKKVNLSIPAVSERIRKLEDGNIIEQYTVRLNREKMGYKLLVTIFVDIDQTSNIKGFRETIIKYSEVIECYHIVGEYDYMLKVLLKDSSELEDFIGNKLKSIKGVKRSNTILMLSTLKEEINR
- a CDS encoding LysE family translocator, with the protein product MILKGFRFGMILQIAVGPVCLFIFHTAVTSGFFTALIGVLGIAIIDAIYILAAIFGIGIIICKHEKMKDIIKYFGASVLIMFGISTILEFFGFYLIPNLNFLSKQSMESVFLKTIVLTLSNPLTILFWVGVFSTKVSEENMNQKDMYYFGLGAVISTMTFLTIISIMGSFINNFLDSIIINALNFIVGLVLIAFGIKTAVKS
- a CDS encoding MATE family efflux transporter, which codes for MKNRVDLTQGSIVGSLFKLAVPIMLTSFLQMAYNMMDMFWLGNYDSSGQAVSAAGTAGFFSWFAMAFIMLAKTGVEVKVAQSIGENKSEDTKKYIKTAIEIILVLGVFYTGVILIFKENLIGFFNIENQVINTMSVEYLSIIGFGLIFYFINPVFTAIFNGSGDSVTPLIINFIGLFLNLILDPLMINGIGPFSEMGIKGAALATIISQTLVTIIFIIAIKISKNGKALFNGFNIFLKIEVPYINDILKIGTPVAIQSGLFTFYSMLIARIISNIDPVGIGVQKVGSMIESLSWMTAGGFQTALSAFVGQNYGAQKWDRIYKGYFSALSIVAVFGIGVTCLLVFQAEPIFKLFISGEEPLKMGTIYLRILGLSQLFMCIEITTAGAFNGLGKTKIPSWVSIIFTGARVPASYFLSTFTILGIKGVWWSITMSSVFKGLILVTLFVMLLMKRPEVGIDKIKTHFKIN
- a CDS encoding sugar O-acetyltransferase, yielding MTEKEKMIMGMVYNPMDKELFKDRERAKKLCKKFNEMNPEEYEEREALLKELFQTDNKCYIEPNFFCDYGYNIEIGKNFYANHNCIMLDVNKIKIGNNVMFAPNVQVYTATHPVNAEERISGKEMGYPIEIGENVWIGGGAIICPGVKIGRNTTIGAGSVVIKDIPENVVAAGNPCKVIRQL
- a CDS encoding OFA family MFS transporter, whose amino-acid sequence is MTNKTINRWFVVFGAVLLQICIGAIYTWSLFNQPLMDAFGWRKNEVVLTYSLAVFVFAFSTIFSGRLQDKIGPRKVATIGAILYGGGLMLTSTAKSLTQLYLYYGVIAGAGVGFAYVCPLSTCVRWFPEKKGFITGIAVGAFGLGSLVFKSVIQHFIVHSGISSTFFYLGIIYVILGLIGAQFLILPLAGYESTVKNSNATKENIFSPLEMIKTKSFYLIWIMYLFGCMSGLLVIGLAKDIGMQLAGLEASVAANSVAMIALFNASGRLIWGTLSDKLGRIRVVTIMFIITAISMITMSIVTLNYVTFFVSLAGITFCFGGFLAVFPTITGEFFGIKNLGANYGVVYQAYGVAALVGPIIVSNVGGLKPTFLIAAVLAILGAILTFIVKPPTLDHI